A segment of the Lolium perenne isolate Kyuss_39 chromosome 3, Kyuss_2.0, whole genome shotgun sequence genome:
cttagagatttctgtcacttccctgcattcacggagacatgaacccactatcgagcataaatactccctcttggagttacaagcatctacttggccagagcatctactagtaacggagagcatgcaagatcataaacaacacatagacataactttgataatcaacataacaagtattctctattcatcggatcccaacaaacgcaacatatagaattacagatagatgatcttgatcatgttaggcagctcacaagatccgacaattaagcacaatggggagaagacaaccatctagctactgcaatggacccatagtccaggggtagactactcacacatcactccggaggcgaccatggcggcgtagagtcctccgggagatgattcccctctccggcagggtgccggaggcgatctcctgaatcccccgagatgggattggcggcggcggcgtctctggaaggttttccgtatcgtggctctcggtactgggggtttcgcgacggaggctttaagtaggcggaagggcaggtcaggaggcggcacgagggtcccacaccatagggccgcgcggccaggggccaggccgcgccgccctagggtgtcgccacctcgtggccccacttcgtctcctcttcggtcttctggaagcttcgtggcaaaataggaccctgggcgttgatttcgtccaattccgagaatatttcgttactaggatttctgaaaccaaaaacagcagaaacaaagaatcggcacttcggcatcttgttaataggttagttccagaaaatgcatgaatatgacataaagtgtgcataaaacatgtagatatcatcaataatgtggcatggaacataagaaattatcgatacgtcggagacgtatcagtgatgaGGTGCATAGTTCCAACGGGGACGACACGGACGAAGGTTGACAAGGAGGGTGGCGGTGGCTAAGGCGTCAGGCCAAAAGGTGGGGGGAACATGGCTGTGGAATAGGAGTGTGCGGACGCAGTCGTTGAGGGTGCGGAGGATACGCTCGACGCGACCGTTTTGTTGGGACGTGTATGGACAGGTTAGACGGAAAATAGTGCCGTGAGAGGAGAGTAGGGTGCAGACGGCGACATTGTCAAACTCTTTTCCGTTGTCAGTTTGTAGGGCGTGGATGGGGCGACCGAACTGGGTGGAAACATAGGCTTAGAAGGCTGTGAGAGTGGTGGCGACATCGGACTTTTTACGGAGGGGAAACGTCCACACAAAATGAGaaaaatcatcaagaataactaggtaataaagaagaccagaattactcgggattggagaggtccatacatcactatgaaTTAACTCAAAAGGAAAAGACGCAACAGTGGAAGACTGACTAAAAGGAAAACGAACGTGTTTACCAAGCCGACACGCTTCACAACTATGTGAAGACAGTTTAGTAGATGAAAACGAAAAACCCCTCATTATTTGGTGAAGCGTGTTGGCACTGGGATGTCCAAGACGAGCATGCCAAAGATCAACGCCTGCGGAGAGAGCACGAGGTGCGGCGCCGGGGGTGGAAGGCGACATCACCGGATACAAATCGCCGGGGCTCTCACATCGATGGAGGACCATCCGGGTGCGGGCGTCCTTAACAGAAAAACCAAAAGCATCAAATTCAACAGTCACAGAGTTGTCACGAGAAAGAGTTTTAACAGAGACTAAATTCTGAATAAGCTGGGGAGACACAAGGACATTATTGAGAGACAGTGGTTTAGAAGTAAATGGAATATTAGCAGAACCAAGGTGAGAAATAGGAAGACCGGCGCCGTTACCGACAATGATGCGAGACTCGGTGGAAGTGGGAAAGGAATGGGAAAGGTTACTAGGGTGAGCGGCCATGTGAGACGAGGCGCCCGTGTCCATAAACCAGTTGCCACCACCGGCAtaagagccaggtgcgggcgcggCGTCGTAGGCCGGGGCGTAGGACGGCGGCGTGGCGGTGAAGGCCGGGGCGTAGGGCGGTGTCGCGGTGAAGTGCACCTGGTGAGTCGGCGGGCGCGGCACCGGCATGTTGTAGGTGAAGGGGTTGCTGCCGTTGGAGACCGACGACATGATGACGCGCGCGCGGGGGATGGCGACGGCGCGGGGTTggggagggaggcgcggcggcggctgcaggtgcggcggcggcgcggcgtgagGAGGGGCACacgcggcggcgctagggttggaGGGTGGGGCGGTGCGCGCGGGGAGAGAGGGGCGCGACGGCTAGGTTAGGAACGGTAggtgtctgataccatgtagagagggatgcaactcacaatgtattgattgggtgcatatggcgttacatatataggccacgtcctcgactatacaaggaaggaggcgggcccaataatcaatacaaagatatgtatcgctatacataactacagaagatacacatccggatataaaaggatatgtatctcaacaaaGAGAGTATATGCATACATATCAGATGCACAATTTGGACCAGCGTTGCTGACCACTCCATTTTTAGTTGACATCCACTCTGTTTAACCACGAGTCTTCGGTCATTACGGACAAGCATGGCCAGGAGTTTGGTACTAAAAAAAGGTGTAGCCAGGAAGGCTGGCCCACATGTCACTGATTAGTGGGTCGAATATTGCAACGGATGGAATAGTAGTCCCGGTGTTGCGTTCGACCATAAGGCTGGTGCCATTGCAGGCGATAGGCGGGGCGGTACCGCCCGGCGCGGGACGGGAGAGGGGCGGGAGGCGGGCGAGACGAGAGGGAGGGGCGTCGGCGGGGGCGCCCGGCGCTATCGCCCGCTCCCGCCCGGCTGCCGCCCGCGTTGGCGGCGAGAGCGAGGCGGGAGAGGGGCGAGAGGCGGGGCGGCGCGATGGCGGGGTGGGGCGAGAGGGTGGCGGGCGTTAGGGCGGGCGAGAGCGGGCGAGAGTGGGGCGGGAGGCGGGCGTTAtgcgggcgagaggcgggcgagagTGGGGCGGGAGTGGCTAACGGCCGTTGCTGGTTCAAAaaaccctataaatacccccatatgTTTTCAGTCATTCCACACCTCCACTCTCCATTTCCACTCCACTCAACGCCATGTCTTCGTCCAGCAGCAGTTCGAGCGACGGAGTGGAGGGTGATTTCATCGCTGCATTCCAGGAGGAGTATGAGGAGGAGATGCaagccgaggaggtggtgccaagaCGTCGGCGCCGCCGAGAGTTCATCAGGCGTGATCGTCTGGGTGCCCACGATCGGCTCTTcgaggactacttcgccgacgactgCAACTATCCTCCGAGCTACTTTCGGCGAAGGTATCGGATGAGACGATCCCTCTTCCTGACCATTGTGGCTAGATTGGGTGAATACTCTCCGTATTTCACCCAAAGAAATGATGCTCTCAACCGTGCTGGTTTCTCTCCCCTGCAAAAGTGTACTGCGGCTTTGCGTCTGTTAGCTTATGGAGCCGCTGCAGATACAATAGATGAGTGGCTTaagttagctagacaaacttcatcAGATTGTCTAGATAGATTCTGTAAAGGCATCATTGAGTGTTACGGGGAGACGTTTTGCCGTCGCCCAACTGTGGAGGATACTCAGCGGCTGTTAGCGAAAGCCGAGGAGCTTGGCTTTCCGGGCATGTTagggagcatcgattgcatgcattggcaatggaggAACTGCCCAGTGGCTCATGCTGGCCAATTCACAAGGGGAGACATCAAACACCCTACCATAATCTTAGAAGCCGTTGCGTTGTATGATCGTTGGATCTGGCATGCCTTTTTTGGAGTGGCCGGGTCCAACAACGACCTCAATGTACTCAACCAGTCACCGTTGTTCACTAATGTGCTTAGGGGAGAAGCACCCGTAGTGAACTTCACGGTGAATGGACACGAGTACCACTATGGTTACTACCTTGCCGACGGCATCTACCCCTCCTGGCCGGTGTTCATGAAAGGTGTTACTCTTCCACAAAATGAAAAGCAGCGAGTGTTCACTTCTGCTCAATCAGCGCATCGCAAAGATGTCGAGTGTGCCTTTGGAGTGTTGAAGGCTAGGTTCAACATTCTAGCAGTTCCGGGACGCTCCTACTCGAGGCGTACTCTTGGATtgatcatgcgtgcatgtgtcattctgcacaacatgatcatcgacgatGAGCGTGAACAAAATTTGGACAACATCTATGAGACAGTTGCTTCAAATGTCGGCCCTGCAATACACCACCATGCACCATCAAGCCTAGCAGCCAGGATTCAGATGGACACCGAAATGAGGGAGTCACCGATGTATACACAGCTCCAGCATGATTTGATGGAGCATGTGTGGGCTAATTCCtagattatgtaattttttcagatttttatgtaatcttttcagatttttatgtaatttttttatgatgtaatcggtaacaattttagttcaataaaataatttccttgtattatttatattgttgtaatgTGAAAAAGAAATACTGATGTTGaagagagagaaaagctgacgtggaggagagagaactaaagctggcactatagcctgtgcattggcaccgtggggtgagagtggggtgagagtggggtgagagtgaggaaaaaagctgacgtggcgggtgagagtgaggctatgcattggcaccagcctaataTGGTCCAGGAAGCACTGTAGTCTCACTCGCATGTCGTGCCAAAGCCACACGCGAGGCTTCAAATTCTCCAAGATGCACATGCGTTGTCCATTTTTGCCCTAAGAAGTGTTAATAACAGTTTTATCAATGGTCTACTAAACTTTGCACGATTTGACTTTTAATAATTTGCACGCCTCCACCCTTTCTTTTACAGTATTAAATGAGTAATTCTCAATCGACTGAAGTCACCATCCTTGCCCATGGCTTTCTTCTCCACCTCCGGCGAGCATCTTCTCTCCATCCATCGAGCTCCTCGAGTGCCACTGTAGGAGTTATGCCCTAGGGCCAATAATAAATTGTTTATTATTATGACTTAAAGTTTTATGATCCAGTTTATTCTAATATGCGATAACTACTTGTGTCTTGAATATAAGATTCAAAGGAAAACTCATGAGCAAGTGTATAAGAATGAACAAACAAGTGTTCCTAGTCTCGCCTCTACAACTAGGTCATATGTTGTTTGATGATCATGTTTTTTACGAACATGAGTATTGGTAATACATACAACAGTGAGAGTAGATTGTTGAGAAGAACAATGGTATTGAACCGGTCCAGTTTTATCGGACATACTATGAGACGTTATTCCTTGTTAATTGTATTATCCATTTGTCATCTTATGAAATGAATCCATAGACCCTCGATATATCAAGAGATCACATTCCAGAAGGATTGTATTGGTTACCATCGTAAGTCTACCGTAAAAGGAGGCGGGAAAGGTGGTATTCATATATGTTTGAAAGGATTTCTAACGACCTAGTGGCTCAAGAGTGGGAATTGCTCCTCCAGAATATGGAGGGATATAATCAGAGCCCAACTCGGTATTAAGATATCACCCAATTGTCTAGCCAAATACTTTGTTAAAAGGACATCAGAATATGGTacgagaaagataatgaaaccggATCGAGGTTAATGGTATAGTCATCAAGAGTTGGATCACGAGAATGCCAAAGTCTCGCCTCACGTATTCATGATATCTTGAAGAAATGGGATTGATAGAAGAAGATATCACATAAGGTTACTCAATCACAAACAAGAACTATTATGGATGTCCCGGTCCTGATGTTGGGTATTGATCCGAAAGAACTTCATAATCATGGGTGTGAGTTATTGGGCCTATCGGGGTTACACACTTAAGTGTTTTATGTTCTTTATAGTACCTGATGCATTTGCTATAAAGATGATATGTGGTAGAGAGAATGTCTGGAATAGTTCCAATAACATCGAAGTAATTTCAGTGAAGTATCAGAGTCATTTCGGTGTTATCAAAATATTTTTGAAAGTACACTAGAATTGATCTGGCACTAAATATGAGATAACAACATTATCGGAAGTGTTCCCATAGGTTCGGAATGTTCAAAACTGATCAAAATGGTTTTAGGAATTTTAAGGAGTTGTTCCGAGATATTCTATGAAACATAATTATGGTTTTGGACCTTACCATGCATGAAGTGTTGGAGGAGTGTCGGAGTGCTCGAAGAGAAGGCGAACACGCAGCCCTCCTAGGCTGGccgcatgggcctctatggggccCATGTACATGGCCTCCCACATCCTCAATGCCCCCATAGAAGGCTGCCCTCAAGGGTTGGCCGCATGAGCCTCTCCTGAGGCCTATGTAGGCCTCAACGGGCCTCTTGGAGGCTGGCCAAGGCACCCCGATGTGGCAAACCGGCCTAGGCTTGCCCTAGGTTGGTGGGGGTTGTCGGAGCGACCTAGGGTTCCCCTAATGCCGATGGCAAAGGGGAGGGCGACGACTGCCCCCTCcctcaagaaggcgccacaagaCCCCCTAAATAAAGAGGAGCCCCTCTTCTCTCTCAAGGCACAACATAATTTAGCCTTTGGATGGCTCTCTCCGCTCCCCATCTCCCGCATGGAGTTTCTCCCTTTGTAGAAGTTCTATCATGTGGAGGTTCTCCACATACGCTTGCATATAAGATAATACTTCGATACTATTTTGTCCATGATGAAGAAGTCTCGGTAGAATAGACAACAGTGAAGCATGCAACGCTGAAGGGGGGTCGTGCATTTGACCATAAAGGGATAAGAAGGTGGAGCGTTGTTCGCGTATCATTTCGGATCTCCATTAATTTGGAGAAGCTCTTCCCACCGAGTCTTCCGCAACAATCTCTGTGAGGCTGAGCCTTGCTCTCGAGTTCATTGGACGGGCTTCGAAGTCTCGTTTTCTTCATCAACTATGACATCGAGTCTTCCGCGATACTCTCAGTGAGTACAGGATGATCCTGCTCACGGTTTATGTTAGTGCACAGATAGATCTTGGGTAACCTTGTTACGTAATTTTTTGTTTTACATACACAAACTCCTTCAGCCCCACCAACATCGTCGTGCCGCCCTGTTCCAAGCTCGTCATCTGCACGTCCACCGCCACCCAGTTGCAGAGAAAGCATTGTCACCAGGTGATGTCAAATGCTCAAAGTGAGTGACACACC
Coding sequences within it:
- the LOC127339445 gene encoding protein ALP1-like yields the protein MSSSSSSSSDGVEGDFIAAFQEEYEEEMQAEEVVPRRRRRREFIRRDRLGAHDRLFEDYFADDCNYPPSYFRRRYRMRRSLFLTIVARLGEYSPYFTQRNDALNRAGFSPLQKCTAALRLLAYGAAADTIDEWLKLARQTSSDCLDRFCKGIIECYGETFCRRPTVEDTQRLLAKAEELGFPGMLGSIDCMHWQWRNCPVAHAGQFTRGDIKHPTIILEAVALYDRWIWHAFFGVAGSNNDLNVLNQSPLFTNVLRGEAPVVNFTVNGHEYHYGYYLADGIYPSWPVFMKGVTLPQNEKQRVFTSAQSAHRKDVECAFGVLKARFNILAVPGRSYSRRTLGLIMRACVILHNMIIDDEREQNLDNIYETVASNVGPAIHHHAPSSLAARIQMDTEMRESPMYTQLQHDLMEHVWANS